The Cervus canadensis isolate Bull #8, Minnesota chromosome X, ASM1932006v1, whole genome shotgun sequence genome contains a region encoding:
- the ABCB7 gene encoding iron-sulfur clusters transporter ABCB7, mitochondrial: protein LLQISELLRHTTWQRLGKGNSRELLDATRALQAWPLIEKRTCWHGHAGGGLHTDPKEGLKDVDTRKIIKAMLSYVWPKDRPDLRARVAISLGFLGGAKAMNIVVPFMFKYAVDSLNQMSGNMLNLSDAPNTVATMATAVLIGYGVSRAGAAFFNEVRNAVFGKVAQNSIRRIAKNVFLHLHNLDLAFHLSRQTGALSKAIDRGTRGISFVLSALVFNLLPIMFEVTLVSGVLYYRCGAQFALVTLGTLGAYTAFTVAITQWRTKFRIEMNKADNDAGNAAIDSLLNYETVKYFNNENYEAQRYDGFLKTYEAASLKSTSTLAMLNFGQSAIFSVGLTAIMVLASQGIVAGTLTVGDLVMVNGLLFQLSLPLNFLGTVYRETRQALIDMNTLFTLLKVDTRIKDKAMASPLQITPQTATVAFDNVHFEYIEGQKVLNGISFEVPAGKKVAIVGGSGSGKSTIVRLLFRFYEPQKGNIYLAGQNIQDVSLESLRRAVGVVPQDAVLFHNTIYYNLLYGNISASPEEVYAVAKLAGLHDAILRMPHGYDTQVGERGLKLSGGEKQRVAIARAILKNPPVILYDEATSSLDSITEETILGAMRDAVKHRTSIFIAHRLSTVVDADEIIVLNQVRHLTLKFNV from the exons cttctgcaGATCTCAGAGTTATTAAGACATACTACATGGCAGAGACTAGGAAAAGGCAATTCAAGAGAGTTATTAGATGCTACAAGG GCTCTCCAGGCATGGCCACTGATAGAAAAGAGGACATGTTGGCATGGTCATGCAGGAGGAGGACTCCACACAGACCCGAAAGAAGGG TTAAAAGATGTTGATACTCGGAAAATCATAAAAGCAATGCTGTCTTATGTATGGCCCAAAGACAGACCAGATCTACGAGctagagttgccatttccttgggaTTTTTAGGTGGAGCAAAG GCCATGAATATTGTGGTTCCCTTCATGTTTAAATATGCTGTAGACAGCCTCAACCAGATGTCGGGAAACATGCTGAACCTGAGTGATGCACCAAATACAGTTGCAACCATGGCAACAGCAGTTCTGATTGGCT ATGGTGTATCAAGAGCGGGAGCTGCCTTTTTTAATGAAGTTCGAAATGCAGTATTTGGCAAGGTAGCCCAAAATTCAATCCGAAGAATCGCCAAAAatgtctttctccatcttcacaaCCTGGATCTGGCTTTCCACCTGAGCAGACAGACAGGAGCTTTATCAAAGGCTATTGACAGAGGGACAAGGGGTATTAGTTTTGTCCTGAGTGCTTTAGTATTTAATCTTCTTCCCATCATGTTTGAGGTGACTCTTGTCAGTGGTGTTTTG tatTATAGATGTGGTGCCCAGTTTGCATTGGTGACCCTTGGGACACTTGGTGCATACACAGCATTCACAGTTGCCATCACACAGTGGAG AACTAAATTTAGAATAGAAATGAACAAAGCAGATAATGATGCAGGCAATGCTGCCATAGACTCGCTGCTGAATTATGAAACTGTGAAG tattttaataatgaaaattatgaaGCACAAAGATATGATGGATTTTTGAAGACATATGAAGCTGCTTCATTGAAAAGTACCTCTACTCTGGCTATGCTGAACTTTGGTCAAAGTGCTATTTTCAGTGTTGGCTTAACAGCCATAATGGTGCTCGCCAGTCAGGGAATTGTGGCAG GTACCCTTACTGTTGGAGATTTAGTAATGGTGAATGGACTGCTTTTTCAGCTTTCATTACCCCTTAACTTTCTGGGAACTGTATACAGAGAGACTAGACAAGCACTTATAGATATGAACACCTTGTTTACTCTACTCAAGGTAGACACCCGAATTAAA GACAAAGCGATGGCATCTCCCCTTCAGATCACACCACAGACAGCTACGGTGGCCTTTGATAATGTGCATTTTGAATACATTGAGGGGCAGAAAGTCCTTAATGGAATATCTTTTGAAGTCCCTGCAGGAAAGAAAGTGGCTATTGTAGGAGGTAGTGGGTCAGG GAAAAGCACAATAGTGAGGCTATTGTTTCGCTTCTATGAGCCTCAAAAGGGTAACATTTACCTTGCTGGTCAAAATATACAAGATGTGAGCCTGGAAAGCCTTCGGAGGGCAGTGGGAGTGGTACCTCag GATGCTGTCCTCTTCCATAATACCATTTACTACAACCTCTTATATGGAAACATCAGTGCTTCACCCGAGGAAGTATATGCAGTGGCAAAATTAGCTGGACTCCATGATGCAATTCTTCGGATGCCACATGGATATGACACTCAAGTAGGGGAACGAGGACTCAAGCTTTCAG gaggagaaaagcaaagagtaGCAATTGCAAGAGCCATTTTGAAGAACCCCCCAGTCATTCTGTATGATGAAGCTACTTCATCATTAGATTCAATTACTGAAGAG